A genomic region of Terriglobales bacterium contains the following coding sequences:
- a CDS encoding Ppx/GppA phosphatase family protein, translating into MPAFAAVDIGANSVRLKIARLVRSRLRVVHEDREVTRLGQSVFRNGTLEPTTMAHTVKVLRRFHRAVQEHGVDRVRVVATSALRDARNAASFIEWARAATGWHVEVISGLEEGRLIHLGVMSATRSGAQRVLLVDLGGGSCELTISMGGQIRQLHSLPLGAVRLTQEFLRRDPPKRKELARLREFIAEEIAPLQKRIAARKLQLAIATSGTAAALNRAWMARQRKKDRAPRSVPTAAVVKLADLLSRATLNERIAMPGIGPRRAEIIVAGAVVFAELFTRLGLRGFRYSPLGLRDGLLAQMATDYGRSARLQRQLQSERENALLAVGRHYGIDHKHAARVRQLAGELFGGLKSVHGLPPEYNEWLAAAAMLCEVGLFLSRTGRHRHTYYIIANSDIFGYTVEQRRIIATLARFLGKSVPQPGDRVLRRLRSPDRERIPKAVALLRLAVSLDQGRRGAVRGVSARAVEDRVLLKLKAGRGGADLELWALEKERAYFRQVFGRELVAAAS; encoded by the coding sequence ATGCCCGCCTTCGCCGCGGTTGACATCGGAGCGAACTCGGTCCGGCTGAAGATTGCGCGGCTGGTGCGCAGCCGCCTGCGCGTGGTCCACGAAGACCGCGAAGTCACCCGCCTGGGCCAATCGGTTTTCCGCAACGGCACACTCGAACCCACCACCATGGCGCACACGGTGAAGGTGCTGCGCCGCTTTCATCGCGCCGTGCAGGAGCACGGCGTGGACCGCGTGCGCGTGGTCGCCACCAGCGCGCTGCGCGACGCGCGCAACGCCGCGTCGTTCATCGAGTGGGCGCGCGCCGCCACCGGCTGGCACGTGGAGGTCATCTCCGGCCTGGAAGAAGGCCGGCTCATCCACCTGGGCGTGATGTCGGCCACGCGCTCCGGCGCCCAGCGCGTGCTGCTGGTGGACCTTGGCGGTGGAAGCTGCGAGCTGACCATCTCCATGGGCGGCCAGATCCGGCAGCTCCACAGCCTGCCGCTCGGCGCGGTGCGGCTCACGCAGGAGTTTCTGCGCCGCGATCCGCCCAAACGCAAGGAGCTGGCGCGGCTGCGCGAGTTCATTGCGGAAGAGATTGCCCCGCTGCAGAAGCGGATTGCCGCGCGCAAGCTGCAGCTGGCGATTGCCACCTCGGGCACCGCTGCCGCACTGAACCGCGCCTGGATGGCGCGCCAGCGCAAGAAGGACCGCGCGCCGCGCTCGGTGCCCACCGCCGCGGTGGTGAAGCTGGCGGACCTGCTCTCGCGCGCCACGCTCAACGAGCGCATCGCCATGCCGGGCATCGGGCCGCGACGCGCCGAGATCATCGTGGCCGGCGCCGTCGTGTTCGCCGAGCTGTTCACGCGGCTCGGCCTGCGCGGCTTCCGCTATTCGCCCCTGGGACTGCGCGACGGCCTGCTGGCGCAGATGGCCACCGACTACGGCCGCAGCGCCCGCCTGCAACGGCAACTGCAGTCGGAGCGCGAGAACGCGCTGCTCGCCGTCGGGCGCCACTACGGCATCGATCACAAGCATGCCGCTCGCGTCCGCCAGCTCGCCGGCGAACTGTTTGGCGGACTCAAGAGCGTGCACGGCCTGCCGCCGGAGTACAACGAGTGGCTCGCCGCGGCCGCCATGCTCTGCGAAGTGGGACTTTTCCTGAGCCGCACCGGCCGGCACCGGCACACGTACTACATCATCGCCAACTCCGACATTTTCGGTTACACCGTCGAGCAGCGGCGCATTATCGCCACCCTCGCGCGCTTCCTGGGCAAGTCGGTCCCGCAGCCCGGCGATCGCGTGCTGCGCCGCCTGCGCTCGCCGGACCGAGAGCGCATTCCGAAAGCCGTAGCGCTGCTGCGGCTGGCCGTGTCGCTCGATCAGGGACGCCGCGGCGCGGTGCGCGGCGTCTCGGCCCGCGCGGTGGAGGATCGGGTCCTGCTGAAGCTCAAAGCCGGACGCGGCGGCGCCGACCTGGAGTTGTGGGCGCTGGAAAAGGAGCGTGCTTACTTCCGCCAGGTCTTCGGGCGGGAGCTGGTGGCGGCTGCTTCGTAG
- a CDS encoding CHAD domain-containing protein has product MESSGKVRTLKLLTTLENLPKKIASQAGPEPVHKLRTTIRRVESLLDTAGLARSGKSAKLLKQAARLRKRAGKVRDLDVQIAALKQVKVEAAARDRKRVMRALEKARAKQENKLLAELESARDHNFGKHVRRTREELLSAASARQSRPGFDPVAQALDGFAELARGRGALTETTLHDFRLRCKRLRYTAEMAGKTPAATAAIEQFTRIQDAAGEWHDWLTLTGTAEDKLGRSSSPLVSALRAITRSKFLEAVRVTTDAERNLLAQREGRARKAPRAEPAAPVEGPLRAVAGVS; this is encoded by the coding sequence ATGGAATCCTCAGGGAAAGTTCGCACTCTTAAATTACTGACGACGCTGGAGAACCTGCCCAAGAAGATCGCCAGCCAGGCCGGCCCCGAGCCGGTCCACAAGCTGCGCACCACCATCCGACGGGTGGAGTCGCTGCTGGATACGGCCGGCCTGGCCAGGAGCGGCAAGTCGGCCAAGCTTCTGAAACAAGCGGCCAGGCTGCGCAAGCGCGCCGGCAAGGTGCGCGACCTCGACGTGCAGATCGCCGCCCTCAAGCAGGTGAAAGTGGAGGCCGCAGCCCGCGACCGCAAACGCGTGATGCGGGCGCTGGAGAAGGCGCGCGCCAAGCAGGAGAACAAGCTGCTGGCCGAGCTGGAGTCGGCGCGCGACCACAACTTCGGCAAGCACGTGAGGAGGACACGCGAGGAACTGCTGTCGGCCGCAAGCGCACGCCAGTCCCGCCCGGGGTTCGATCCGGTGGCGCAGGCGCTCGACGGCTTCGCCGAACTCGCGCGCGGGCGCGGTGCGCTCACCGAGACCACGCTGCACGACTTTCGCCTGCGCTGCAAGCGCCTGCGCTACACCGCCGAGATGGCCGGCAAGACGCCCGCGGCCACCGCCGCCATCGAGCAGTTCACCCGCATACAGGACGCCGCCGGCGAGTGGCACGACTGGCTCACGCTGACCGGCACCGCGGAAGACAAGCTGGGGCGCTCCAGTTCGCCGCTGGTGAGCGCGCTGCGCGCCATCACGCGCTCCAAGTTCCTGGAAGCGGTGCGCGTCACCACCGACGCGGAGCGCAACCTACTCGCGCAGCGCGAGGGACGGGCCCGCAAAGCGCCACGCGCTGAACCTGCCGCGCCCGTTGAGGGCCCGCTGCGCGCCGTCGCCGGCGTTTCGTAA
- the lpxC gene encoding UDP-3-O-acyl-N-acetylglucosamine deacetylase, whose product MSYEQTIRSAVECSGVGLHSGAPVKLRILPAPAGTGVVFRRVDLDGFTIEAVSRNVARVSYATSLMKKGVLISTTEHLLSAFIGIGVDNAIVELDNLELPILDGSAQPFVDMVLRAGLKQQRKRRVSLRILRKLELREGNKFIGVYPADGYSVSYNIDFPHPMIGRETFEIDLSRDLYRRQIAPARTFGSLVDKEAMEKMGLIRGASLENAIVLTADGIMNPPLRFSDEFVRHKVLDLIGDLALLGKRVVGRVVADRAGHAMHTALVSRILRDRTLWEETTDEGPSVETPARQPVAANPAP is encoded by the coding sequence TTGAGTTACGAGCAGACAATTCGTTCCGCGGTGGAGTGCAGCGGCGTCGGGCTGCACAGCGGCGCTCCGGTGAAGCTGCGAATTCTGCCCGCACCCGCGGGCACCGGCGTGGTGTTCCGCCGGGTTGACCTCGACGGCTTCACCATCGAGGCGGTGAGCCGCAACGTGGCGCGCGTGAGCTACGCCACCAGCCTGATGAAGAAAGGCGTGCTCATCTCCACCACCGAGCATCTGCTCTCGGCCTTTATCGGCATTGGGGTGGACAACGCGATCGTGGAGCTCGACAACCTCGAGCTGCCCATCCTCGACGGCAGCGCGCAGCCGTTCGTGGACATGGTGCTGCGCGCCGGGCTGAAGCAGCAGCGCAAGCGGCGCGTCTCGCTGCGCATCCTGCGCAAGCTGGAATTACGCGAAGGGAACAAGTTTATCGGCGTGTATCCGGCCGACGGTTACTCGGTTTCCTACAACATCGATTTTCCGCACCCGATGATCGGTCGCGAGACCTTCGAAATCGATCTCTCGCGCGACCTCTATCGCCGCCAGATCGCCCCCGCGCGCACCTTCGGGTCGCTGGTGGACAAGGAAGCGATGGAGAAGATGGGCCTGATCCGCGGCGCGAGCCTGGAGAATGCCATCGTGCTCACCGCCGACGGCATCATGAATCCGCCGCTGCGCTTCAGCGATGAGTTCGTGCGCCACAAGGTGCTCGACCTGATCGGCGACCTCGCGCTGCTCGGGAAGCGCGTCGTGGGACGCGTGGTGGCCGATCGCGCCGGGCACGCCATGCACACCGCGCTGGTGTCGCGCATCCTGCGCGACCGCACCCTGTGGGAAGAGACCACCGACGAAGGACCATCCGTGGAAACGCCCGCCCGGCAGCCTGTTGCGGCGAACCCCGCGCCGTAA
- a CDS encoding gamma-glutamyl-gamma-aminobutyrate hydrolase family protein (Members of this family of hydrolases with an active site Cys residue belong to MEROPS family C26.) gives MRPRIAIPVPHSQKPDYAQRSLPQYTRAIEEAGGEPVVIPLDRGPEDVARLLRDCDAVLLPGSPADIDPQKYDAARDPNTNPPDPARDAVDELLLQDAYNLRKPILGICYGLQALNVWRTGTLVQHIASPVNHEAGRNVLRAHKVTLEPASRLAGILLGQSLRHVTRQEQAANARRPQDGRQAPASATLRGVAAVAEQASMPEIDVNSSHHQSADVIGDGLRAVARSERDGVVEAIEGTAPDHFVVAVQWHPERTTASDEPSRALFRALVDAAAEWKRKRRTTS, from the coding sequence ATGCGTCCGCGCATTGCCATCCCGGTGCCGCACTCTCAGAAGCCCGACTACGCGCAGCGCTCTCTGCCCCAGTACACGCGCGCCATCGAAGAAGCGGGCGGCGAACCGGTGGTGATCCCGCTCGACCGCGGGCCGGAAGATGTTGCCCGCTTGCTGCGCGATTGCGATGCCGTGCTGCTGCCGGGGAGCCCGGCGGACATCGATCCGCAGAAGTACGACGCGGCGCGCGATCCCAACACCAATCCTCCCGACCCGGCGCGCGATGCGGTGGATGAACTCCTTCTCCAGGATGCGTACAACCTGCGCAAGCCGATTCTCGGCATCTGCTACGGATTGCAGGCGCTCAACGTGTGGCGCACGGGCACGCTGGTGCAGCACATCGCGTCGCCTGTGAACCACGAAGCAGGGCGCAATGTGCTGCGCGCCCACAAGGTCACGCTGGAGCCGGCGTCGCGGCTGGCGGGGATACTGCTGGGGCAGTCGTTACGCCACGTTACCCGCCAAGAGCAGGCCGCGAACGCGCGGCGCCCGCAGGACGGGCGCCAGGCTCCGGCCTCGGCGACGCTGCGGGGCGTGGCGGCGGTTGCCGAGCAGGCGTCAATGCCGGAAATCGACGTGAACTCCAGCCACCATCAGTCGGCCGACGTAATCGGCGACGGCCTGCGCGCCGTTGCGCGCTCGGAGCGCGACGGCGTGGTGGAGGCCATCGAGGGCACGGCGCCCGACCACTTTGTCGTCGCCGTGCAGTGGCATCCCGAGCGCACCACCGCGAGCGACGAGCCTTCGCGCGCTCTGTTCCGGGCGCTGGTGGACGCGGCTGCCGAGTGGAAGCGCAAGCGCCGAACCACGTCCTAG
- the ppk1 gene encoding polyphosphate kinase 1: protein MSRLTLDSPRYYLNREASWLAFNRRVLEEAEDPRNPLLERVKFLAISASNLDEFVEVRVAGLLQQIEDGYSESGPDGISPSDTAAMIDRDMHELVGNQYRVWNDQLRPELSANGIRVLRLSELDGPAQRFVDDYCDREIDPLLTPVTVDPAHPFPRVINKAMCLALLLRRRRRSAQLYMGVITVPRALPRLVQLPRAGDTSDYVFLADLVAAHAARMYRGYDIVSDAAFRITRNSNLYLQEEESRNLLDSVRTELHNRRKGDAVRLEIESDASDDMVERLRNNFELQSWQVFRTPGPVNLSRLLHIYELTDRPDLKFRPFVARELSMPATQSIWDRLRTRDVMLHHPFDSYKSVVAFIDAAADDPAVLSIKQTLYRTNEDSPILQALLRAAGNKEVVVVVELKARFDEASNIRWARQLEDAGVQVFHGLVGLKTHCKLSLMVRKDEDGATRRYAHLGTGNYNPATAKFYTDLSLLTADPALTGAAHDVFNFLTSYAERSHYEPLIVSPLNLAERTVELIGREAEHARQGRPAHIIAKMNALLDQSVIQELYRASQAGVTVDLIVRGMCALRPGVRRVSSRIRVRSVVGRFLEHSRIFYFANGGGEEIYLSSADWMPRNLYERVEVMFPLQDPILRTRVRDEILAAYLADNSKARRLRADGEWSRADGANAGPRRAPGKFSAQEFLVDVAEGRATAADIPTAAARRKPARFTDRAERVAAR, encoded by the coding sequence ATGTCTCGCCTCACGCTCGACAGCCCGCGCTACTACCTGAACCGGGAGGCCTCCTGGCTGGCCTTCAACCGGCGCGTGCTGGAGGAGGCGGAAGACCCGCGCAACCCGCTGCTGGAACGGGTGAAGTTCCTCGCCATCTCCGCCAGCAACCTCGACGAATTCGTGGAAGTGCGCGTGGCCGGCCTGCTGCAACAGATCGAAGACGGCTACTCCGAGTCCGGTCCCGACGGCATTTCGCCTTCCGACACGGCCGCGATGATCGACCGCGACATGCACGAGCTGGTGGGCAACCAGTATCGGGTGTGGAACGACCAGCTTCGGCCCGAGCTCTCGGCCAACGGCATCCGCGTGCTGCGCCTCTCCGAGCTCGACGGCCCGGCGCAGCGCTTCGTGGACGACTACTGCGACCGCGAGATCGATCCGCTGCTCACGCCGGTCACGGTGGACCCCGCGCACCCGTTCCCGCGCGTGATCAACAAGGCGATGTGCCTGGCGCTGCTGCTTCGCCGCCGCCGCCGTTCGGCGCAGCTCTACATGGGCGTGATCACCGTGCCCCGCGCGCTGCCGCGGCTGGTGCAGCTGCCGCGTGCCGGCGACACCAGCGACTATGTGTTTCTCGCCGATCTTGTGGCGGCGCACGCCGCGCGCATGTATCGCGGGTACGACATTGTGTCCGACGCGGCCTTCCGCATCACGCGCAACAGCAACCTCTATCTCCAGGAAGAAGAGTCGCGCAACCTGCTCGACTCGGTGCGCACCGAGCTGCACAACCGCCGCAAGGGCGACGCCGTGCGCCTGGAGATCGAGTCCGATGCCAGCGACGACATGGTCGAGCGGCTGCGCAACAATTTCGAATTGCAGAGCTGGCAGGTGTTCCGCACGCCCGGCCCGGTGAACCTCTCACGCCTGCTGCACATTTACGAGCTGACCGACCGTCCCGACCTCAAGTTCCGGCCGTTCGTGGCGCGCGAGCTTTCCATGCCGGCAACGCAGAGCATCTGGGACCGGCTGCGGACACGCGACGTGATGCTGCACCATCCCTTTGACTCGTACAAATCGGTGGTGGCCTTTATTGACGCCGCCGCCGACGACCCGGCGGTGCTTTCCATCAAGCAGACGCTGTATCGCACCAACGAAGACTCGCCCATCCTGCAGGCGCTGCTGCGCGCCGCCGGCAACAAGGAAGTGGTGGTGGTGGTCGAACTCAAGGCCCGATTCGACGAGGCATCCAACATCCGCTGGGCGCGGCAACTGGAAGATGCCGGCGTGCAGGTGTTCCACGGCCTGGTGGGGCTGAAGACGCACTGTAAGCTCTCGCTGATGGTGCGCAAGGACGAAGACGGCGCCACCCGCCGCTACGCGCACCTGGGCACCGGCAACTACAACCCGGCGACGGCGAAGTTCTATACCGACCTGAGCCTGCTCACCGCCGATCCGGCGCTCACCGGCGCGGCGCACGACGTGTTCAACTTCCTCACCTCGTACGCCGAGCGCAGCCACTACGAGCCGCTGATCGTTTCGCCGCTCAACCTGGCCGAGCGCACGGTGGAGCTGATCGGCCGCGAGGCCGAGCACGCGCGCCAGGGGCGCCCGGCGCACATCATCGCCAAGATGAACGCGCTGCTCGACCAGAGCGTGATCCAGGAGCTCTATCGCGCCTCGCAGGCGGGCGTGACGGTGGACCTGATCGTGCGCGGCATGTGCGCGCTGCGTCCGGGCGTGCGGCGCGTGAGCAGCCGCATCCGCGTGCGCAGCGTCGTGGGCCGGTTCCTCGAGCACAGCCGTATCTTCTACTTCGCCAATGGCGGCGGCGAGGAGATCTACCTGAGCAGCGCCGACTGGATGCCGCGCAACCTCTACGAGCGCGTGGAGGTCATGTTCCCGTTGCAGGACCCCATCTTGCGGACGCGGGTGCGTGACGAAATCCTGGCCGCTTACCTGGCCGACAACAGCAAGGCGCGCCGGCTGCGCGCCGACGGCGAGTGGTCGCGCGCCGACGGCGCGAATGCCGGACCGCGCCGCGCCCCGGGAAAATTCAGCGCGCAGGAATTCCTCGTCGACGTGGCCGAGGGCCGCGCCACCGCCGCCGACATTCCCACGGCCGCCGCGCGCAGAAAGCCCGCCCGCTTCACCGACCGGGCTGAGAGAGTGGCTGCGCGATGA
- a CDS encoding SDR family NAD(P)-dependent oxidoreductase, producing MNDGVTLTLTGKVALITGGSRGIGAAAVKMFVRAGARVAFNYVRSRAEAERVVASCGGEANCLAVQCELHGPASAERLVKAAINKFGRLDALIANHGIWPPEDVPVDRMTDEQWRRTVAVNLDSVFGLVKHSVAQMKAQKQGGSIVLISSTAGQRGEAFHADYAATKGAVISMVKGLSTELAAHGIRANCVAPGWVDTDMSAPALSDPAYRERVFRAIPLGRVATPDEIAAPILFLCTPHAGFITGEIFNVNGGAVLVG from the coding sequence ATGAACGACGGAGTCACACTCACACTCACGGGCAAGGTCGCGCTCATCACCGGCGGCTCGCGCGGCATCGGCGCAGCGGCGGTGAAGATGTTCGTGCGCGCCGGCGCGCGCGTGGCATTCAACTACGTGCGTTCGCGCGCTGAGGCGGAGCGCGTGGTTGCCAGTTGCGGCGGAGAAGCGAACTGCCTCGCGGTGCAATGCGAACTCCATGGTCCCGCCAGCGCCGAAAGACTCGTCAAAGCGGCGATCAACAAGTTTGGCCGGCTGGACGCGCTAATCGCCAACCACGGCATCTGGCCGCCGGAAGACGTTCCCGTGGATCGCATGACAGACGAGCAGTGGCGGCGCACCGTGGCCGTGAATCTCGACAGCGTCTTTGGCCTGGTGAAGCACTCGGTCGCGCAGATGAAAGCGCAAAAACAAGGTGGAAGCATCGTTCTCATCAGTTCCACCGCCGGCCAGCGCGGCGAGGCGTTTCACGCCGACTACGCCGCGACCAAGGGCGCAGTGATCAGCATGGTGAAGGGGCTTTCGACCGAGCTGGCGGCGCACGGCATTCGCGCGAACTGTGTCGCGCCGGGCTGGGTGGATACCGATATGTCGGCGCCGGCGCTGAGCGATCCGGCGTATCGCGAGCGCGTGTTTCGCGCCATCCCGCTTGGCCGGGTGGCCACGCCGGATGAAATTGCGGCGCCGATTCTGTTCTTGTGCACGCCGCATGCGGGATTTATCACCGGCGAAATCTTCAACGTGAACGGCGGGGCGGTGCTGGTGGGATAA
- the sixA gene encoding phosphohistidine phosphatase SixA: MILYFLRHASAGTHRSSQKSDDKRPLDRDGIEQCRELGRALAALELDVDLIISSPLKRATQTAALVANEIGYEGKVQQDAALRPESNCDAFRDLLGKYAKAESIMLVGHNPTLSEFLSLLISDGGNDRSVDLKKCAIARVERSGSRPATLHWCLTPKLLRAAYEAAATSSRPKTWRK, translated from the coding sequence ATGATCTTGTACTTTCTCCGCCACGCCAGCGCCGGGACCCATCGCTCCAGCCAGAAAAGTGACGACAAGCGGCCGCTCGACCGCGACGGCATCGAGCAGTGCCGCGAACTCGGCCGCGCCCTGGCCGCCCTCGAGCTCGATGTGGACCTGATCATCTCCAGCCCGCTGAAGCGGGCAACGCAAACCGCGGCGCTGGTGGCGAATGAGATCGGCTACGAAGGCAAGGTGCAGCAGGATGCGGCGCTGCGCCCCGAGTCGAACTGCGACGCCTTCCGCGACCTGCTGGGCAAGTACGCCAAGGCCGAGTCCATCATGCTGGTGGGACACAATCCCACGCTGAGCGAGTTTCTCAGCCTGCTGATCAGCGATGGCGGCAACGACCGCTCGGTCGACCTAAAGAAGTGTGCCATCGCTCGCGTGGAGCGCTCCGGCTCGCGTCCGGCGACGCTGCACTGGTGTCTCACGCCCAAGCTGCTGCGCGCCGCCTACGAAGCAGCCGCCACCAGCTCCCGCCCGAAGACCTGGCGGAAGTAA
- a CDS encoding PilZ domain-containing protein produces the protein MLLNALLLARDPELVALMRRLFDDLGIHLETMASSKAAAERLARRKFEAVLVDCDQVEGARDMVKTVRAMPSNKTSVLFAIVHNTTPVGKAFEMGANFVWERPVTQERAQRCLRAAHALMARERRRAFRHGIDASVFLQMENGTEVRARGLNLSEGGMAVWLEREKLRPGNAVHLRFLLPDSDVWMQAKSSVIWTSPQGHVGLQFSAVSAGLRLELAQWLTARPEIRRLATAG, from the coding sequence ATGCTGCTGAACGCACTCCTCCTGGCGCGCGATCCCGAACTGGTCGCGCTCATGCGCCGGCTCTTCGACGACCTGGGTATCCATCTGGAAACAATGGCTTCGAGCAAGGCTGCCGCAGAGCGCCTGGCCCGCCGCAAGTTCGAAGCCGTGCTGGTGGATTGCGATCAGGTGGAGGGCGCGCGCGACATGGTGAAAACCGTCCGCGCCATGCCCAGCAACAAGACTTCCGTCCTGTTCGCCATCGTCCACAACACCACTCCGGTCGGGAAAGCTTTCGAGATGGGCGCCAACTTCGTGTGGGAGCGTCCCGTCACGCAGGAGCGTGCGCAACGCTGCCTGCGCGCGGCGCATGCCCTGATGGCGCGCGAGCGCCGGCGTGCGTTCCGCCACGGCATCGACGCGTCGGTGTTTCTTCAGATGGAGAATGGCACCGAAGTCCGCGCCCGCGGCCTGAACCTGAGCGAGGGCGGCATGGCGGTGTGGCTGGAGCGGGAAAAACTGCGTCCCGGCAACGCCGTCCACCTGCGCTTCCTGCTGCCGGATAGCGACGTGTGGATGCAGGCCAAGTCGAGCGTGATCTGGACTTCACCACAGGGCCACGTGGGTCTGCAATTCAGCGCGGTCAGCGCCGGTCTCCGCCTTGAGCTCGCGCAGTGGCTCACCGCGCGGCCCGAGATACGTCGCCTGGCAACGGCGGGGTAA
- a CDS encoding S41 family peptidase, whose amino-acid sequence MSKQVKAAILSTSLVIVAFTVIGGLGVKASTGDGAYKQMGVYSEVLTRISKEYVEEPNMPNVTDGALHGLLESLDANSSYLTPAEYRSYRERKEGKGGTGATISKRFGYAAVISVLPGSPADKAGVEAGDIIEGIEGKTTRDMSLAQINLLLSGAPGSQVNISVVRARKAEPQKITIVRDNVSVPPPTEKMMEDSVGYIKVDGLPKGRASEIASRIKSLQKSGAKKLVLDLRNTSEGDEAEGVAVANLFLNHGTIAYLQGQKYPREDFTADPSRAVTSLPVVVLVNRGTAGPAEIVAAAILENARGDVVGDKTFGVGSVQKVLEVPGGSALILSVAKYYSPAGKAIQDTAVTPNIVVADNDDDISPDDDENAPQQPEKRPPQEDEQLKRAIEVLKNRTAKAELNKQ is encoded by the coding sequence GTGTCCAAACAGGTTAAAGCCGCCATCCTCAGCACTTCACTCGTCATTGTTGCTTTCACCGTCATCGGCGGCCTGGGCGTCAAGGCCTCGACGGGCGACGGCGCCTACAAGCAGATGGGCGTCTACAGCGAGGTGCTCACCCGCATCAGCAAGGAGTACGTGGAAGAGCCCAACATGCCGAACGTCACCGACGGCGCGCTGCATGGGCTGCTCGAGTCACTGGACGCAAACTCCAGCTATCTCACGCCGGCTGAGTACCGCAGCTACCGCGAGCGCAAGGAAGGCAAGGGCGGCACGGGCGCGACCATCTCGAAGCGCTTCGGCTATGCGGCCGTGATCTCCGTGCTTCCCGGCAGCCCGGCTGACAAGGCGGGCGTCGAAGCGGGTGACATCATTGAGGGCATCGAGGGTAAGACCACGCGCGACATGTCGCTGGCGCAGATCAACCTGCTGCTCAGCGGCGCTCCCGGCTCGCAGGTGAACATCAGCGTGGTGCGCGCGCGCAAGGCCGAGCCGCAGAAGATCACCATCGTGCGCGACAACGTGAGCGTTCCCCCGCCCACCGAGAAAATGATGGAAGACTCGGTCGGCTACATCAAGGTTGACGGCCTGCCCAAGGGCCGCGCGTCGGAGATCGCTTCGCGCATCAAGTCGCTGCAGAAGTCGGGCGCCAAAAAGCTCGTGCTCGACCTGCGCAACACCTCCGAGGGCGACGAAGCCGAAGGCGTCGCGGTGGCGAACCTGTTCCTGAACCACGGCACCATCGCGTACCTGCAAGGCCAGAAGTATCCGCGCGAAGACTTCACGGCTGATCCGTCGCGCGCCGTTACCAGTCTGCCCGTGGTTGTGCTGGTCAACCGCGGCACCGCCGGGCCGGCGGAAATCGTGGCCGCGGCAATTCTTGAGAACGCCCGCGGCGACGTGGTGGGCGACAAGACCTTCGGCGTCGGCTCGGTGCAGAAGGTGCTGGAAGTTCCCGGCGGCTCGGCGCTCATCCTGAGCGTGGCCAAGTACTACTCGCCGGCGGGTAAAGCCATCCAGGACACGGCCGTCACGCCCAACATCGTGGTGGCAGACAACGACGACGACATCTCGCCCGACGACGACGAAAACGCTCCGCAGCAGCCGGAGAAAAGGCCTCCCCAGGAAGATGAGCAGCTCAAGCGCGCCATCGAGGTGCTGAAGAACAGGACTGCGAAGGCGGAGTTGAACAAGCAGTAG
- a CDS encoding lysophospholipid acyltransferase family protein, which translates to MEVELQTVPPQSKLAAFFSILRSLFFFVPLVYLYTAVLGALSLISSLWDRSGRVQHGFARLWSRLILKTLFSPATTVGLENVLNDGKPRLWVFNHASALDIPVLYADLPFQFRIIAKKELFRYPFMGWHLKRSGQIAIDPEDAHSSLSSLNRAAQTLRSGMPLVVFPEGGRCIDGHIQPFLGGGFYAAIRARVDVVPVALVGTWEVLPMNSYHVRPGPVQMIVGRPISTDGMHVRQMDELAARAQRAVEDLYYSRAAVARPEPRPAEAIQSS; encoded by the coding sequence ATGGAAGTTGAGTTGCAAACGGTGCCTCCGCAATCGAAACTCGCCGCGTTCTTCAGCATCCTGCGCTCGCTTTTTTTCTTTGTGCCGCTGGTTTACCTCTACACGGCGGTGCTGGGGGCGCTGTCGCTGATCTCGTCGTTGTGGGACCGCTCGGGGCGCGTGCAGCATGGGTTCGCGCGGCTCTGGTCGCGGCTCATCCTGAAGACGTTGTTCTCGCCGGCGACGACCGTGGGCCTGGAAAATGTTTTGAACGACGGCAAGCCGCGGCTGTGGGTGTTCAATCACGCGTCGGCGCTCGACATCCCGGTGCTCTACGCCGACCTGCCGTTCCAGTTCCGCATCATCGCGAAAAAAGAACTGTTTCGCTATCCGTTCATGGGCTGGCACCTGAAGCGCTCCGGCCAGATCGCGATTGACCCGGAGGATGCGCACTCGTCGCTGAGCAGCTTGAATCGCGCTGCCCAGACGTTGCGCTCGGGCATGCCGCTGGTTGTCTTTCCCGAGGGCGGTCGCTGCATCGACGGACACATCCAGCCGTTCCTCGGTGGCGGGTTCTACGCGGCGATCCGCGCCCGCGTTGACGTTGTGCCGGTGGCGCTGGTGGGCACCTGGGAGGTGCTGCCGATGAACAGCTACCACGTCCGCCCCGGGCCGGTGCAGATGATCGTGGGCAGGCCGATTTCGACCGACGGCATGCACGTGCGCCAGATGGACGAGTTGGCGGCGCGGGCGCAACGCGCGGTTGAAGATCTTTATTATTCGCGCGCGGCCGTGGCGCGCCCGGAGCCGCGGCCTGCCGAGGCGATACAATCAAGCTGA